One window of the Planococcus shixiaomingii genome contains the following:
- a CDS encoding recombinase family protein, whose translation MKIFGYGRVSTNSQDLSLQEEALKEYGCEEIFMEKESGAKSDRKELAEVLKQLRKGDKLVVYKIDRLARSTFDLHKIANEMQERDIALVFIKEQIDFSTASGKFMFTMLGAVAEFERDLIIDRTTEGRERAKAKGTHMGRTGKPEKDVKKAMKMYEDRKKNGLSVNDIAKATGVPRSTIYAKAKELEVTV comes from the coding sequence ATGAAGATTTTTGGATATGGACGAGTTTCGACTAATAGTCAGGATTTATCTTTACAAGAAGAGGCGTTGAAAGAATATGGCTGTGAGGAAATCTTTATGGAGAAGGAAAGTGGTGCTAAAAGTGACCGTAAGGAACTTGCTGAAGTATTAAAGCAGTTAAGAAAAGGTGACAAATTAGTCGTTTATAAGATTGATAGACTTGCCAGAAGTACCTTTGATTTACATAAGATTGCTAACGAAATGCAGGAACGCGATATTGCTTTAGTATTCATCAAGGAACAGATTGACTTTTCAACTGCTTCAGGTAAATTCATGTTTACTATGCTAGGGGCTGTGGCTGAATTTGAACGTGATTTAATCATAGATAGAACGACTGAGGGACGAGAACGTGCCAAGGCTAAAGGAACACACATGGGACGCACTGGAAAGCCTGAGAAGGACGTTAAAAAGGCTATGAAGATGTATGAGGATAGAAAGAAAAACGGTTTAAGCGTCAACGATATAGCGAAAGCCACTGGCGTTCCTCGTTCTACCATTTATGCTAAAGCCAAAGAATTAGAGGTTACAGTATGA